One part of the Amaranthus tricolor cultivar Red isolate AtriRed21 chromosome 16, ASM2621246v1, whole genome shotgun sequence genome encodes these proteins:
- the LOC130803260 gene encoding methyl-CpG-binding domain-containing protein 9 isoform X2, translating into MKLTEFDTSITMAAKPSSSSSTTSSHLNRSVLVIDLNQVPSPSETLPSPSSSSSTFILSPTSLVRSIHDNPNLPEGLPAEIPNGVDVLPCAVCGCSSAFDSDRLVCDGCERGFHFSCTGFPLPSTVKPEDWLCRFCVADGVSSNRWQLGRKEDRAVRLIDMNASPPSDGDGEALVTADAAAAAGSRNFCFSNNTFGSGLLSYPNFVYSGNGFGFQKASAIVTHTVKLGFQDILHSKLSSARGVDDIKYGSQLGRHRSSGTAFRLPSWNSSEVLQSLKEFVSERHGVLDEGWRVEFKQSKNGCESYAVYCAPDGKMFETMSDVASYLGLTYSGNSLELETRSDYNSTLHGNGLHLPKRRKVMKIPVGNGFLENKGNFSCGYNNGSLSNFQKEHFMSKPDKSIEIMASLPEENCAADLHHFHEGLPLQYEDFFVLSLGEVDARISYHDSCQIWPVGYRSCWHDKVTGSLFLCHVLDGGDAGPVFKVRRVSCSAIPIPYGSTVLQRQRGTSLNGLSKEVGDKTNFLEEESTIEMLLADPCFPPEDDSLSWLLSSPIEVDGQKVIHSSSKIHSSSERSQDVVAHNLSTGERLGEFSVDGRSSSLLWSILSQKLADTCRQIYKQKGSLKFFCKHVEDGMSSLYDIMAFKNRNPFSSLDKFCSLLGSLKVPLVVKSDEELDSTLEALKSWLSLDRFGLDAEFVQELIEQSPDVHRCEHYESLGRRNDCLRLPLVRNGLLLFNGKNIEQCKHDSLFYGLYKDYRTTEEPASSIHNRPAGTDLGAKLQPHLVGDVLQVWELLRRFHEILGLESLKFDELEEELINPWFESLSMHVSCERDSPGGQIVSADGSSILSEHTSASSSEVAHPGENGFVEMQSASLREDANANQALSTYRKCTGISLRRAHISLLDVLVSELQIKVAAMVDPSIDAESKSRRGRRRDVDSSILAIRPKLNLLPINELTWPELTRRYILSVLSMDGNLDSADTVMRECGKVLRCLQGDGGVLCGSLVGVAGIEADALLLAEAKKRIFGCVSSVTDHLTIEEDDPEPIGTSGKIGNGDGSIPEWAQALEPVRKLPTNVGTRIRKCVYEALNKDPPDWARKTLEHSISKAVYKGNASGPTKKAVLSVLADVLSEGSHQKTPEERKKKMVLSISDTVMRKCRILLRQAASADEEKVFCNLVGRNLIHSSENDDDGLLGSPGMISRPLDFRTIDLRLAFGAYSGSHEAFLEDVRELWNNIRVAHAEQLELVQLAERLSENFESLYEEEVVALVERLKEYSEMEQINAEAKKEIKDVLASTSDIPKAPWDEGVCKVCGIDKDDDSVLLCDSCDAEYHTYCLNPPLARIPEGNWYCPSCVSGVSVLERTSKGFQYIGPRHRRKNHGEGVQNYLEELARLAAVMEQKEYSEFSVDEKILLLKFLCDEVLNSILIRQHLEQCFETSADLQQKLRVLYSELKNLKLQEDTLATTATKVCSDIPIVAGDAERKIGKVDNHSICAELQHGITESNHVPSVSDNAQTKGEVGSLHSIFYSRCRNVKHLEKNKSGDIQVKQSMDSDTQVKGLVPTDDDENTSCENHGFRERSSKRHKSSSFQACLVLNDDVPETSGIDSKSVCQGKECDSRLLDLSAVCRSEDLEGVSVSPGPLNIEAAETVVCLASKEVQASNLKHNSVQKELSGLQQSIANVESQLMMSSVRMEYLGCDSSGRLYWASAQSGAHPRVIVDGTMALQPISQHAGYGSMVSAGINDSHLSLEGSRAGCPFVNGTNSSHPTCSRWVYYQSEEELKELVMSLKLNNPKERELKDSILNWHKLRSHELHHSGKHDKAPSSMSISPEENDKPGALVTRADTVLEHKYGPFFQADMLEDVKKRLRRSKGTSDEKLYRCRCLEPVWLSRYHCFSCHRTFYTVEELDSHSNGKCRSSSTIPRKRKESGEPLGGRTMKKSEAQQHFSMTKDRVQACKNADSDLSRYTKFLCKDSMCPYKFEDISSKFVTNDSIKEVVCGIGLIGSDGTPSIVPSMSPYLNDPTLRIVVSNQDITADVDQCKIPEQAVGQNDQPAGKSCIVKVDPGARRVMPNKHDETTEAGLLLPGFSREKSKKIVGSNFVSFTITDPYCMVPESSLKPVAARGAQILRQLKICLLDMEAALPEEALRPSKVHLEKRRAWQAFVKESETIFEMVQATIVLEDMIKADYLKNERWYWSSLSAAAKTSTLSSLALRIYALDNSIVYEKPLSDLTYTGSLKPGADVDQQSPSNLDSSEKSKQGRRTSRRRRDAEG; encoded by the exons ATGAAACTCACTGAGTTTGATACCTCCATAACCATGGCGGCCaaaccttcttcttcttcttctactacCTCATCTCATCTTAATCGTTCTGTTCTCGTCATCGATCTTAATCAAGTACCATCACCTTCTGAAACCCTACCTTCACCTTCGTCTTCGTCTTCTACCTTCATTCTCTCTCCGACTTCTCTTGTTCGTTCCATTCATGATAACCCTAACCTTCCTGAAGGTTTGCCGGCTGAGATCCCTAATGGTGTTGATGTTTTGCCCTGTGCCGTTTGTGGTTGTTCTTCGGCGTTTGACTCTGATAGGTTGGTTTGTGATGGATGTGAACGTGGTTTTCATTTTTCTTGTACTGGATTTCCTCTTCCGTCTACGGTTAAGCCGGAGGATTGGCTTTGTAGGTTTTGTGTTGCTGATGGTGTTTCTAGTAACCGTTGGCAGCTTGGGAGGAAGGAGGATCGAGCTGTTAGACTTATTGATATGAATGCTTCACCGCCTAGCGATGGCGATGGAGAAGCTCTGGTCACGGCTGATGCAGCCGCAGCTGCAGGGTCTAG AAATTTCTGTTTCAGTAATAATACTTTTGGAAGTGGCCTGCTTTCATATCCAAACTTTGTCTATTCGGGTAATGGGTTTGGCTTTCAGAAGGCATCTGCAATTGTAACACATACAGTGAAATTAGGTTTTCAAGATATTTTACATAGCAAACTGTCATCAGCTAGAGGTGTTGATGACATAAAGTATGGATCTCAGTTAGGTCGACATAGGAGTAGTGGCACAGCATTTAGATTACCATCATGGAATTCAAGTGAAGTTTTGCAGTCTCTTAAAGAATTTGTTTCTGAAAGACATGGTGTTTTAGATGAAGGTTGGCGTGTTGAATTTAAACAATCTAAGAATGGTTGTGAATCGTATGCTGTTTATTGTGCACCAGATGGGAAAATGTTTGAAACCATGTCTGATGTGGCTAGTTATCTTGGTTTGACATATAGTGGAAATTCTTTGGAACTTGAAACAAGGAGTGACTATAATTCTACATTACATGGCAATGGTTTGCATCTACCTAAAAGAAGAAAGGTGATGAAGATTCCGGTTGGCAATGGTTTCCTAGAGAACAAGGGCAATTTTTCATGTGGGTATAATAATGGTTCGTTATCAAATTTCCAGAAAGAGCATTTTATGAGTAAGCCTGATAAAAGTATAGAAATTATGGCATCTTTACCAGAAGAAAATTGTGCTGCTGACTTGCATCACTTCCAT GAAGGGCTTCCTCTTCAGTATGAAGATTTTTTTGTTCTGTCATTGGGAGAGGTCGATGCAAGAATATCTTATCATGATTCCTGTCAGATTTGGCCAGTGGGTTATAGGTCATGTTGGCATGACAAAGTTACTGGATCCCTCTTTCTTTGTCATGTGCTTGATGGTGGTGATGCAGGACCAGTTTTCAAGGTCAGGAGGGTTTCATGCTCTGCAATCCCTATTCCTTATGGTTCAACAGTTCTGCAGAGGCAGCGTGGTACCTCTTTGAATGGTTTAAGTAAAGAAGTTGGagataaaacaaattttttggAAGAAGAAAGCACTATAGAGATGCTTCTTGCAGATCCTTGCTTCCCACCAGAAGATGATTCTTTGTCATGGCTTTTAAGTAGTCCAATTGAGGTTGATGGTCAGAAGGTAATTCATTCATCATCTAAAATCCATTCTTCTTCAGAGAGATCCCAAGATGTTGTGGCTCATAACTTATCCACAGGGGAGAGGCTTGGTGAATTTTCTGTGGATGGTCGTTCGTCATCTTTATTATGGAGCATATTATCCCAGAAACTTGCTGATACTTGCCGCCAAATCTACAAGCAGAAGGGATCTCTAAAGTTCTTCTGTAAACATGTAGAAGATGGCATGTCATCCTTATATGATATCATGGCTTTTAAGAACAGAAATCCATTTTCTTCATTGGATAAATTTTGCAGCTTATTGGGCTCATTGAAAGTCCCATTGGTTGTGAAAAGTGATGAAGAACTTGATTCAACTCTTGAAGCATTAAAGAGTTGGTTGAGTTTGGATCGATTTGGGTTGGATGCTGAATTTGTCCAGGAACTTATTGAACAATCTCCTGATGTCCATCGATGTGAACATTATGAATCTTTGGGAAGGAGAAATGATTGTTTGAGACTGCCTTTGGTTCGCAATGGGCTGTTGCTCTTCAACGGCAAGAACATAGAGCAATGTAAGCATGATTCATTATTTTATGGTTTGTATAAAGATTACAGGACAACTGAAGAGCCTGCTAGCAGCATTCATAATCGCCCTGCTGGTACAGATTTGGGCGCCAAGCTTCAACCTCATCTTGTTGGAGATGTTCTTCAG GTATGGGAGCTTCTGCGCCGTTTTCATGAAATTCTGGGTCTGGAGTCTTTAAAATTTGATGAGCTTGAGGAAGAACTCATTAACCCTTGGTTTGAGAGCTTGTCGATGCATGTATCTTGTGAAAGAGACTCTCCAGGTGGTCAAATCGTTTCTGCTGATGGATCAAGCATCTTGAGTGAGCATACTTCAGCATCGAGTAGTGAAGTAGCTCATCCTGGAGAGAACGGTTTTGTAGAGATGCAATCTGCTTCCTTAAGGGAGGATGCTAATGCCAATCAAGCATTGTCTACTTACAGGAAGTGCACAGGCATATCATTGAGGAGGGCTCACATCTCATTACTTGATGTGCTCGTGAGTGAGCTGCAGATTAAAGTTGCGGCAATGGTGGATCCAAGCATAGACGCAGAGTCTAAGTCACGGCGAGGTAGGAGGAGAGATGTAGACAGCTCAATACTTGCTATCAGGCCAAAGCTTAATCTACTGCCTATTAATGAATTGACTTGGCCGGAATTGACTCGGAGATATATATTGTCTGTGTTGTCAATGGATGGGAATCTTGATTCTGCAGACACTGTTATGCGTGAATGTGGAAAAGTCTTGCGTTGTTTACAGGGTGACGGAGGCGTCCTTTGTGGTTCACTTGTTGGGGTGGCAGGAATTGAAGCTGATGCTCTG TTGCTTGCAGAAGCCAAAAAACGCATTTTTGGATGTGTTAGCAGTGTTACTGATCATCTGACCATAGAGGAGGATGATCCTGAACCTATTGGTACTTCTGGAAAGATCGGCAATGGTGATGGAAGTATTCCAGAGTGGGCTCAAGCCCTTGAACCTGTGAGGAAATTACCTACAAATGTCGGAACAAGAATCCGAAAGTGTGTGTATGAGGCTTTGAACAAGGATCCACCAGATTGGGCAAGAAAGACCCTGGAACACTCGATCAGCAAGGCAGTTTACAAGGGAAATGCATCAGGACCAACTAAG AAAGCTGTCCTGTCAGTGCTGGCAGATGTTCTCAGTGAAGGCTCACATCAGAAAACTCCAgaggaaagaaaaaagaagatgGTTCTGTCTATATCCGACACTGTTATGAGGAAATGCCGTATTCTTTTACGCCAGGCTGCTTCTGCTGATGAAGAAAAAGTATTTTGTAATTTGGTTGGAAGAAATTTGATCCATTCTTCTGAAAATGATGATGACGGACTGCTTGGATCCCCTGGAATGATCTCTCGCCCGTTAGATTTTCGGACAATTGACTTGAGGTTGGCATTTGGAGCCTATAGTGGTTCTCATGAAGCGTTCCTTGAAGATGTTCGAGAG TTGTGGAATAATATTCGTGTCGCACACGCAGAACAGCTAGAGCTAGTTCAGCTGGCGGAAAGATTGTCCGAGAACTTTGAGTCACTTTATGAGGAAGAG GTTGTCGCTCTTGTTGAAAGACTGAAAGAATACTCAGAAATGGAACAGATAAACGCTGAAGCGAAGAAGGAGATTAAAGATGTTCTTGCCTCCACGAGTGATATTCCTAAAGCTCCGTGGGATGAGGGTGTCTGCAAAGTCTGCGGAATTGATAAAGATGATGATAGTGTTCTTCTGTGTGATTCGTGTGATGCTGAATACCATACTTATTGTTTGAATCCTCCTCTTGCTAGAATTCCTGAAGGGAATTGGTATTGTCCCTCGTGTGTTTCTGGAGTTAGTGTGTTGGAGAGAACCTCTAAAGGTTTTCAATACATTGGCCCACGGCATCGTAGAAAGAATCATGGAGAGGGAGTTCAGAATTACTTGGAGGAGCTTGCTCGATTAGCTGCAGTAATGGAACAGAAGGAATACTCAGAATTCAGTGTTGATGAg AAAATCTTGCTGCTTAAATTTTTGTGTGATGAGGTGCTCAACTCCATTTTAATCCGTCAACATCTAGAGCAATGTTTTGAAACTTCTGCCGATTTGCAACAGAAGCTGCGGGTGCTGTATTCGGAGTTGAAAAATCTTAAACTACAGGAAGATACATTGGCTACCACAGCCACAAAGGTTTGTTCAGATATCCCAATTGTGGCTGGAGATGCTGAGCGAAAAATTGGTAAGGTGGATAACCATAGCATTTGTGCAGAGCTTCAGCATGGTATAACTGAAAGCAATCATGTTCCTTCTGTCTCTGATAATGCTCAAACAAAAGGGGAGGTGGGTTCTTTGCATTCCATTTTCTATAGCAGATGCCGAAATGTTAAACACTTGGAGAAAAACAAATCTGGTGACATTCAAGTTAAGCAGTCTATGGATTCTGATACTCAAGTTAAAGGTCTTGTGCCAACTGACGATgatgagaatacctcttgtgaAAATCATGGGTTCCGTGAAAGGTCATCTAAACGTCACAAGAGCTCGTCTTTTCAGGCTTGTTTGGTTTTGAATGATGATGTGCCGGAAACTAGTGGAATCGATAGTAAATCTGTTTGTCAAGGTAAAGAGTGTGACAGTAGGTTGCTGGATCTCTCCGCTGTGTGTAGATCTGAAGATCTTGAAGGGGTTTCTGTTTCTCCAGGCCCTTTGAACATAGAAGCTGCTGAAACTGTTGTTTGTTTAGCTTCAAAGGAGGTGCAAGCTTCCAATTTGAAGCATAATTCTGTGCAGAAGGAGCTGTCTGGACTTCAACAGTCAATTGCAAATGTAGAATCACAGCTTATGATGTCTTCCGTGCGCATGGAATATCTTGGTTGTGATTCATCAGGTCGGTTGTATTGGGCATCAGCCCAATCTGGCGCACATCCCCGGGTGATTGTTGATGGTACTATGGCCTTGCAACCTATATCGCAGCATGCTGGATATGGAAGCATGGTGAGTGCTGGTATAAATGATAGTCATTTGAGCTTGGAGGGTTCGCGTGCTGGTTGTCCATTTGTTAATGGGACTAATTCTTCTCATCCAACTTGCTCCCGATGGGTTTATTATCAATCTGAAGAGGAACTTAAAGAACTAGTTATGTCATTAAAACTCAACAATCCCAAAGAAAGAGAACTGAAGGATTCTATTTTGAATTGGCATAAGCTGAGATCTCATGAGTTGCATCACTCTGGGAAACATGATAAGGCCCCATCTTCAATGTCTATATCTCCAGAAGAGAATGATAAGCCTGGTGCTCTTGTCACCAGAGCTGACACTGTGCTTGAGCATAAATATGGACCTTTTTTTCAGGCAGATATGTTGGAAGATGTAAAGAAAAGATTGAGGCGTTCTAAAGGGACTAGTGATGAAAAGTTGTATAGATGCAGATGTCTTGAACCCGTATGGCTTTCTAGATACCATTGTTTTTCCTGCCATAGAACATTTTACACTGTGGAGGAACTTGACAGTCATAGTAATGGCAAATGCCGATCAAGTTCAACAATCCCTAGGAAGAGGAAAGAGAGTGGTGAGCCTCTTGGGGGCCGGACAATGAAAAAATCTGAAGCTCAGCAGCATTTTTCTATGACAAAGGACAGAGTTCAAGCTTGTAAAAATGCTGATTCTGATCTTTCAAGGTACACTAAATTCCTATGCAAGGATTCAATGTGCCCTTATAAATTTGAAGATATAAGCTCTAAATTTGTCACAAATGACTCTATCAAAGAGGTGGTGTGTGGAATAGGATTGATTGGATCAGATGGGACACCATCAATTGTCCCTTCTATGTCTCCTTATTTGAATGATCCAACATTGCGGATTGTGGTTTCAAATCAGGATATTACTGCTGATGTTGATCAATGCAAGATTCCTGAACAGGCAGTTGGCCAAAATGATCAGCCTGCAGGTAAAAGTTGCATTGTTAAGGTTGATCCTGGTGCTCGAAGGGTTATGCCGAACAAACATGATGAGACTACTGAAGCTGGTTTGTTACTGCCAGGGTTCTCTCGTGAAAAATCTAAGAAAATTGTTGGGAGTAATTTTGTGTCATTCACCATTACTGATCCCTATTGTATGGTACCAGAGTCTTCTTTGAAACCAGTGGCTGCTAGAGGTGCTCAAATACTACGACAACTAAAAATTTGCTTACTTGACATGGAGGCCGCATTGCCTGAAGAAGCTCTTAGGCCGTCAAAGGTCCACTTAGAAAAAAGAAGAGCCTGGCAAGCTTTTGTAAAGGAATCAGAAACCATATTTGAG ATGGTCCAGGCAACAATTGTATTGGAGGACATGATTAAGGCAGACTacttgaaaaatgaacgatggtATTGGTCATCATTATCTGCAGCTGCAAAGACCTCTACTTTGTCTTCACTCGCTCTGCGAATATATGCCTTGGACAATTCCATTGTTTATGAGAAGCCTTTATCTGATCTAACTTACACTGGCAGTTTGAAGCCCGGTGCTGATGTAGATCAGCAATCACCATCTAATTTGGATTCATCAGAGAAATCTAAGCAAGGAAGGCGAACCAGTAGGAGGAGGAGGGATGCTGAGGGTTGA